In Kineococcus sp. NBC_00420, a single genomic region encodes these proteins:
- the rpsB gene encoding 30S ribosomal protein S2 has translation MAVVTMRQLLESGVHFGHQTRRWNPKMKRFLFTERNGIYIIDLQQSLSFIDRAYDFVKETVAHGGSILFIGTKKQAQESIAEQAARVGMPFVNQRWLGGMLTNFQTVSKRIARMRELEEVDFDDVAASGLTKKELLVLSREYAKLTKTLGGIRDMTKVPSAVWIVDTNKEHLAVDEAKKLNIPVVAILDSNCDPDDVDYRIPGNDDAIRSVTLLTRVIADAVAAGLQVRHGGKSESDTEPLAAWEQDLLAGSEGEQSGGSESTATAEASTAPEAAEAEAAEGQPAEVAAEAPEVDAAPEADAAPEADAAAEPAEAAAQA, from the coding sequence ATGGCCGTCGTGACGATGCGCCAGCTGCTCGAGTCCGGTGTGCACTTCGGACACCAGACCCGCCGCTGGAACCCCAAGATGAAGCGCTTCCTCTTCACGGAGCGCAACGGCATCTACATCATCGACCTGCAGCAGTCGCTGTCGTTCATCGACCGCGCCTACGACTTCGTGAAGGAGACCGTCGCCCACGGCGGTTCCATCCTCTTCATCGGCACCAAGAAGCAGGCTCAGGAGTCCATCGCGGAGCAGGCCGCCCGCGTGGGCATGCCCTTCGTGAACCAGCGCTGGCTCGGCGGGATGCTGACCAACTTCCAGACCGTCTCCAAGCGGATCGCGCGCATGCGTGAGCTCGAAGAGGTCGACTTCGACGACGTGGCCGCCTCCGGCCTCACGAAGAAGGAACTGCTGGTCCTGAGCCGCGAGTACGCCAAGCTGACCAAGACCCTCGGCGGCATCCGCGACATGACCAAGGTCCCCTCCGCGGTGTGGATCGTCGACACCAACAAGGAGCACCTCGCCGTCGACGAGGCGAAGAAGCTGAACATCCCCGTCGTCGCGATCCTCGACTCCAACTGCGACCCCGACGACGTCGACTACCGCATCCCCGGCAACGACGACGCGATCCGTTCCGTCACGCTGCTGACCCGCGTCATCGCCGACGCCGTCGCTGCGGGCCTGCAGGTCCGCCACGGTGGCAAGTCGGAGTCCGACACCGAGCCGCTCGCGGCCTGGGAGCAGGACCTGCTCGCCGGCAGCGAGGGTGAGCAGTCCGGTGGCTCCGAGTCCACGGCCACCGCCGAGGCCTCCACCGCTCCGGAGGCCGCCGAGGCCGAAGCCGCCGAGGGCCAGCCGGCCGAGGTCGCTGCCGAAGCGCCCGAGGTCGACGCCGCCCCCGAGGCCGACGCTGCCCCCGAGGCCGACGCTGCGGCCGAGCCCGCCGAAGCCGCTGCCCAGGCCTGA
- a CDS encoding pyridoxal phosphate-dependent aminotransferase, whose protein sequence is MRRFGPTIFAEMSALAVRTGAVNLGQGFPDSDGPASILDDAVTAIRSGHNQYPPGIGVPALLEAVAEHQRRFYGLALDPTSEVLVTAGATEAVAASLLALCEPGDEVVVLEPTYDSYAAVIALAGAVQRSVPLLPGPDGFVLDRDGLRSAFSERTRVVLLNTPHNPTGAVLSAEEVAAVAALAVEFDAVVVTDEVYEHLVFDGRVHVPVATLPGMAERTLTVSSAGKTFSVTGWKVGWVSGPAPLVAAVRTVKQFLTYVNAGPFQPAVAAALALPDSFYSELAGDLQRRRDLLVAGLRSAGFAVSVPAGTYFVVADPRPLGHSDGTALCRELPHLAGVVGVPVSAFCEPGSVAAQAVEPLVRFTFCKSDAVLEEACDRLQALRSR, encoded by the coding sequence ATGCGACGTTTCGGGCCGACGATCTTCGCCGAGATGTCCGCGCTCGCGGTGCGCACCGGGGCGGTCAACCTGGGGCAGGGCTTCCCCGACTCCGACGGCCCCGCCTCGATCCTCGACGACGCCGTCACCGCGATCCGCTCGGGCCACAACCAGTACCCGCCGGGCATCGGCGTCCCCGCGCTGCTCGAGGCGGTCGCCGAGCACCAGCGCCGCTTCTACGGGCTCGCCCTCGACCCCACGTCGGAGGTCCTGGTCACCGCCGGGGCCACCGAGGCGGTCGCCGCGAGCCTGCTGGCGCTGTGCGAACCCGGCGACGAGGTCGTGGTGCTCGAACCGACCTACGACTCCTACGCCGCCGTCATCGCCCTCGCCGGGGCCGTGCAGCGCTCGGTGCCCCTCCTCCCCGGTCCCGACGGGTTCGTCCTCGACCGCGACGGGCTGCGGTCGGCGTTCTCCGAGCGCACGAGGGTCGTCCTGCTGAACACCCCGCACAACCCGACCGGGGCGGTGCTCTCCGCCGAGGAGGTCGCGGCCGTCGCCGCCCTGGCCGTCGAGTTCGACGCCGTCGTCGTGACCGACGAGGTGTACGAGCACCTGGTCTTCGACGGCCGCGTCCACGTCCCCGTGGCGACCCTGCCGGGGATGGCCGAGCGGACGCTGACGGTGTCCTCGGCGGGGAAGACGTTCTCCGTGACGGGCTGGAAGGTCGGCTGGGTCAGCGGCCCGGCGCCGCTGGTCGCCGCGGTCCGCACCGTCAAGCAGTTCCTCACCTACGTCAACGCCGGCCCGTTCCAGCCGGCGGTCGCGGCGGCGCTGGCACTGCCGGACTCCTTCTACTCCGAGCTCGCCGGCGACCTGCAACGGCGGCGCGACCTGCTCGTCGCCGGGCTGCGCTCGGCCGGGTTCGCGGTGTCCGTCCCGGCCGGGACGTACTTCGTCGTCGCCGACCCGCGACCCCTCGGTCACTCCGACGGCACCGCGCTGTGCCGCGAACTCCCCCACCTGGCCGGGGTCGTGGGGGTCCCCGTGTCGGCGTTCTGCGAACCGGGGAGCGTTGCCGCGCAGGCCGTCGAGCCGCTGGTCCGGTTCACGTTCTGCAAGTCCGACGCGGTGCTGGAGGAAGCCTGCGACCGGCTGCAGGCCCTGCGCTCGCGGTGA
- a CDS encoding TraR/DksA family transcriptional regulator, with product MSLRETLRAERADAAVRAAGLERELASALEAAAEGTADDEHDPEGSTTAFERAQVAAVLAQVRERLDALDDALARVGDPGFGTCAVCGRAIAPERLAARPWTTTCVECAGRR from the coding sequence GTGAGCCTGCGCGAGACGCTGCGGGCGGAACGGGCCGACGCGGCGGTGCGGGCGGCCGGGCTGGAGCGAGAGCTCGCCAGTGCGCTGGAGGCGGCCGCCGAGGGCACGGCCGACGACGAGCACGACCCCGAGGGCTCGACGACGGCGTTCGAGCGGGCTCAGGTCGCGGCCGTGCTGGCGCAGGTGCGCGAGCGCCTCGACGCCCTCGACGACGCGCTCGCACGGGTCGGGGACCCGGGGTTCGGCACCTGCGCGGTCTGCGGGCGGGCGATCGCCCCGGAACGGCTCGCGGCCCGGCCGTGGACCACGACGTGCGTGGAGTGCGCCGGACGACGGTGA
- a CDS encoding murein hydrolase activator EnvC family protein codes for MLPSAVPTGLVAFASAVGLAGGMAGVVVTTVPAPASPPTTLAVVGSWVWPVEPPRVLREFEHVGRYEAGHRGVDLAASPGQPVVAVDGGTVTFAGSVAGREVVVVLHADGLRTTYEPLAPLVSSGDGVRAGQPLGTLSGPAHCATDCLHLGLRDGDRYLDPLGRLRAAAPVLLPLGRP; via the coding sequence GTGCTGCCCTCCGCCGTCCCGACCGGTCTCGTCGCGTTCGCCTCGGCGGTGGGGCTGGCCGGGGGGATGGCCGGGGTGGTGGTGACCACCGTCCCCGCACCGGCGTCCCCGCCGACGACGCTCGCGGTCGTCGGGTCCTGGGTGTGGCCGGTGGAGCCGCCGCGGGTGCTGCGGGAGTTCGAGCACGTCGGTCGCTACGAGGCGGGTCATCGCGGGGTCGACCTCGCCGCGTCCCCCGGCCAGCCGGTCGTCGCCGTCGACGGCGGGACGGTCACGTTCGCCGGGTCGGTGGCCGGCCGGGAGGTCGTGGTGGTGCTGCACGCCGACGGACTCCGGACGACCTACGAACCCCTCGCCCCACTGGTGTCGAGCGGGGACGGGGTCAGGGCCGGTCAACCGCTGGGGACGCTGTCGGGGCCGGCGCACTGCGCGACCGACTGCCTGCACCTCGGCCTGCGCGACGGTGACCGCTACCTGGACCCGCTGGGCCGGTTGCGGGCCGCCGCGCCCGTCCTGCTGCCGCTGGGTCGGCCGTGA
- the whiG gene encoding RNA polymerase sigma factor WhiG, translating to MVEDGQERTIDTAGTTEADQKTNRAVEAAADAAAGNGAPVDENRPAGRPQANARFTSRKGPQTPEQEQAEAALRAMWEEFKSDADPAVRERLIMHYSPLVKYVAGRVGVGLPPNIEQADLVSYGIFGLIDAIEKFDIERAIKFETYAISRIRGAIIDELRAIDWIPRSVRSKAREVERTYASLEGELHRTPTEVEVAERMGIALSDLHHIFSQVSYVNVVALDELLSVSGEKGDKLSLVDTLEDTKAEDPVQSFEKEETKFLLSRAINQLPEREKIVVTLYYYEGLTLAEIGRVLGVTESRICQMHTKAVLQLRGKLSDAE from the coding sequence GTGGTCGAGGATGGACAGGAGCGCACCATCGACACCGCCGGAACGACCGAGGCCGACCAGAAGACCAACCGGGCCGTGGAGGCCGCCGCGGACGCCGCGGCCGGCAACGGGGCGCCGGTCGACGAGAACCGCCCGGCGGGTCGACCGCAGGCCAACGCGCGCTTCACCTCCCGCAAGGGTCCGCAGACCCCCGAGCAGGAGCAGGCCGAAGCGGCGTTGCGGGCCATGTGGGAGGAGTTCAAGTCGGACGCCGATCCCGCGGTCCGCGAGCGGCTGATCATGCACTACTCACCGCTGGTGAAGTACGTCGCCGGTCGCGTCGGGGTGGGGCTGCCGCCCAACATCGAGCAGGCCGACCTCGTCTCCTACGGCATCTTCGGGCTCATCGACGCCATCGAGAAGTTCGACATCGAGCGCGCCATCAAGTTCGAGACCTACGCGATCTCCCGCATCCGTGGCGCGATCATCGACGAGCTGCGCGCGATCGACTGGATCCCGCGCTCGGTGCGCAGCAAGGCCCGTGAGGTCGAACGCACCTACGCCTCCCTCGAGGGTGAGCTGCACCGCACCCCGACCGAGGTCGAGGTGGCGGAACGGATGGGGATCGCCCTCAGCGACCTGCACCACATCTTCAGCCAGGTGTCCTACGTCAACGTCGTGGCCCTGGACGAACTCCTCAGCGTCTCGGGGGAGAAGGGCGACAAGCTCTCCCTGGTCGACACCCTCGAGGACACCAAGGCCGAGGACCCGGTGCAGTCCTTCGAGAAGGAGGAGACGAAGTTCCTCCTCTCCCGGGCGATCAACCAGCTGCCCGAGCGGGAGAAGATCGTCGTCACGCTCTACTACTACGAGGGCCTCACCCTGGCCGAGATCGGTCGCGTCCTCGGGGTCACCGAGTCCCGCATCTGCCAGATGCACACCAAGGCCGTCCTGCAGCTGCGCGGCAAGCTCTCCGACGCGGAGTAG
- a CDS encoding tyrosine recombinase XerC — protein MSPVRSESPQQLLDAFAAHLRAERNASANTVRAYCSDVRDLLQLTVPVDDDGTLDLTVLGLADLRAWLAGAAADHARSTLARRAAAARTFTAWAHRSGRLPGDPGLRLQAPKRAQHLPRVLGASQVAGVLDTAAAAAHDAAPQRDPLVLRDSALLELLYATGCRVAEVVGLDTDDVDLGERTARVLGKGDRERVVPFGVPARDAVRRWLEEGRSGLVGPESGAAVFLGRRGRRVDQRQVRAVVNRATAALPGPSAISPHGLRHAAATHMLDGGADLRSVQELLGHATLSTTQIYTHVSVDRLRRSHRQAHPRA, from the coding sequence GTGTCACCCGTCCGCTCCGAGAGCCCCCAGCAGCTGCTCGACGCCTTCGCGGCCCACCTGCGGGCGGAGCGCAACGCGTCGGCGAACACCGTGCGGGCCTACTGCTCCGACGTGCGGGACCTGCTGCAGCTGACCGTGCCGGTCGACGACGACGGGACCCTCGACCTGACGGTGCTGGGCCTGGCGGACCTGCGGGCGTGGCTGGCGGGGGCCGCCGCGGACCACGCGCGGTCGACGCTGGCGCGGCGGGCGGCGGCGGCGCGGACGTTCACGGCCTGGGCGCACCGATCGGGTCGCCTGCCGGGGGACCCGGGTCTGCGGTTGCAGGCGCCCAAGCGGGCCCAGCACCTGCCCCGGGTGCTCGGCGCGAGCCAGGTGGCGGGAGTCCTGGACACGGCGGCTGCCGCGGCGCACGACGCTGCGCCGCAGCGGGATCCGTTGGTGCTGCGGGACAGTGCGCTGCTCGAGCTGCTGTACGCGACGGGCTGTCGGGTCGCGGAGGTGGTGGGCCTGGACACGGACGACGTCGATCTGGGGGAGCGCACGGCCCGCGTGCTGGGCAAGGGTGACCGCGAGCGGGTCGTCCCGTTCGGGGTGCCGGCGCGGGACGCGGTGCGCAGGTGGCTGGAGGAGGGGCGGTCGGGCCTGGTGGGACCGGAGTCCGGTGCGGCCGTCTTCCTCGGGCGCCGGGGCCGGCGGGTGGACCAGCGTCAGGTGCGGGCCGTGGTGAACCGGGCGACGGCGGCGTTGCCGGGGCCTTCGGCGATCTCCCCGCACGGTCTGCGGCACGCGGCCGCGACGCACATGCTGGACGGAGGAGCTGACCTTCGTAGCGTACAGGAGTTGCTTGGTCACGCTACGCTGTCAACGACGCAGATCTACACGCACGTCTCCGTGGACCGCTTGCGGAGATCGCACCGTCAGGCCCACCCCCGGGCCTGA
- a CDS encoding RtcB family protein, translating into MERLNGKLVNWASILEEKTRRQAETASTMPFVFPHIALMPDAHLGKGATVGSVIPTDGAIIPAAVGVDIGCGMIAVRTQFRADDLAGRDLSVLREAIEGSVPLSAGAANRDVSATARPRVAELGALHPDRAEFRESLAPRWRTALGTLGSGNHFIEVSLDETDAVWLFLHSGSRGPGNKLATHHIAVAQRLCAQWFIELPDRDLAYLVEGTPEFDDYIADLRWAQQFALLNREEMMDRVAARLSDFLGEAVVEQERINCHHNYTERERHFGREVWLSRKGAIRADAGRPGLVPGSMGTASYVVVGKGDRLSLDSSPHGAGREFSRSAARRRFTHEELREAMKGIEYRDTDAFLDEIPAAYKDIDRVMADAADLVEVRHTLRQVVNVKGD; encoded by the coding sequence GTGGAACGGCTGAACGGCAAACTGGTGAACTGGGCGTCGATCCTGGAGGAGAAGACGCGCCGGCAGGCCGAGACCGCCTCCACGATGCCCTTCGTGTTCCCGCACATCGCGCTCATGCCCGACGCCCACCTCGGCAAGGGGGCGACCGTCGGCTCGGTCATCCCCACGGACGGGGCGATCATCCCGGCGGCCGTCGGGGTGGACATCGGCTGCGGGATGATCGCGGTCCGCACCCAGTTCCGCGCCGACGACCTCGCGGGCCGGGACCTCTCGGTGCTGCGCGAGGCGATCGAGGGCAGCGTCCCGCTCTCGGCCGGGGCCGCGAACCGCGACGTCTCGGCGACCGCCCGCCCGCGGGTCGCCGAGCTCGGGGCGCTGCACCCCGACCGCGCGGAGTTCCGGGAGTCGCTGGCCCCCCGGTGGCGGACGGCGCTGGGCACGCTGGGCTCGGGGAACCACTTCATCGAGGTGTCGCTCGACGAGACCGACGCCGTCTGGCTGTTCCTGCACTCCGGGTCCCGCGGTCCGGGGAACAAGCTGGCGACCCACCACATCGCCGTCGCCCAGCGGCTGTGCGCGCAGTGGTTCATCGAGCTGCCCGACCGTGACCTCGCCTACCTCGTCGAGGGGACCCCGGAGTTCGACGACTACATCGCGGACCTGCGCTGGGCGCAGCAGTTCGCCCTGCTCAACCGCGAGGAGATGATGGACCGGGTCGCGGCCCGCCTCTCCGACTTCCTCGGGGAGGCGGTCGTGGAGCAGGAGCGGATCAACTGCCACCACAACTACACCGAGCGGGAACGGCACTTCGGCCGTGAGGTCTGGCTCTCCCGCAAGGGGGCGATCCGGGCCGACGCGGGACGACCGGGACTGGTGCCGGGATCGATGGGCACCGCGAGCTACGTCGTGGTGGGCAAGGGCGACCGGCTCTCGCTGGACTCCTCCCCGCACGGCGCGGGGCGGGAGTTCAGCCGGTCGGCGGCCCGGCGGAGGTTCACCCACGAGGAGCTGCGGGAGGCGATGAAGGGCATCGAGTACCGCGACACCGATGCCTTCCTGGACGAGATCCCGGCCGCCTACAAGGACATCGACCGGGTCATGGCCGACGCCGCGGACCTCGTGGAGGTGCGTCACACGCTGCGTCAGGTGGTGAACGTCAAGGGGGACTGA
- the dprA gene encoding DNA-processing protein DprA, whose translation MNRRPGPGQDALPATGRVPSVLRAALADERLARATWSRLAEPGDAAAAHLVAEVGAVTALEAVLTGRGPDRWRTRLPDVDPASDLATVRAAGGRLLVPGDDEWPQRLADLDHDGTGERPLGAPFCLWVRGPAHLREVTARSAALVGARAATAYGQHVTSELAAGVSDRGFAVVSGGAFGIDAAAHRAALAVDGVSVAVLACGVDRSYPPGNAALLARLAERGALVSEVPPGSTPTRWRFLERNRLIAALTSGTVVVEAAWRSGALSTADRAERLMRPVGAVPGPVTSPASAGCHRLLRERGAVCVTSADEVAELLGELGREEVAVPSVERRVFDGLDREELRVAECLPRRGSHGLERLAREAGLDLPLVQSVLGRLELAGVAVRDADGWRSGVAG comes from the coding sequence GTGAACCGCCGTCCCGGTCCGGGACAGGACGCCCTCCCCGCGACGGGTCGCGTGCCCAGCGTCCTGCGGGCCGCCCTGGCGGACGAACGCCTCGCCCGCGCCACCTGGAGCCGCCTCGCCGAACCGGGTGACGCGGCCGCCGCCCACCTCGTCGCCGAGGTCGGCGCCGTCACCGCGCTCGAGGCCGTGCTCACCGGACGCGGACCCGACCGCTGGCGCACCCGACTGCCCGACGTCGACCCCGCCTCCGACCTCGCCACCGTCCGCGCGGCCGGTGGACGACTGCTCGTCCCCGGCGACGACGAGTGGCCGCAACGCCTCGCCGACCTCGACCACGACGGAACCGGCGAACGACCCCTCGGCGCACCGTTCTGCCTGTGGGTCCGCGGACCCGCGCACCTGCGCGAGGTCACCGCCCGCAGCGCCGCCCTCGTCGGCGCCCGTGCCGCCACCGCCTACGGCCAGCACGTCACCTCCGAACTCGCCGCGGGGGTGTCCGACCGGGGCTTCGCCGTCGTCAGCGGCGGAGCGTTCGGGATCGACGCCGCGGCCCACCGGGCGGCGCTCGCGGTCGACGGCGTCAGCGTGGCGGTGCTGGCCTGCGGGGTGGACCGCAGCTACCCGCCGGGCAACGCCGCGTTGCTGGCGCGTCTCGCCGAACGCGGTGCCCTCGTCAGCGAGGTCCCGCCCGGTTCCACCCCGACGCGCTGGCGGTTCCTGGAACGCAACCGGCTGATCGCGGCGCTCACCAGCGGGACGGTCGTGGTCGAGGCCGCGTGGCGTTCCGGCGCGCTCTCGACGGCGGATCGGGCCGAGCGGCTGATGCGACCCGTCGGGGCCGTCCCGGGGCCGGTGACCTCGCCCGCGTCGGCGGGCTGCCACCGGTTGCTGCGCGAGCGCGGGGCGGTCTGCGTCACCAGCGCGGACGAGGTCGCGGAACTCCTCGGCGAGCTCGGCCGGGAGGAGGTGGCCGTGCCGAGCGTCGAGCGACGGGTCTTCGACGGCCTGGACCGCGAGGAACTCCGGGTCGCGGAGTGCCTGCCGCGCCGGGGGAGCCACGGCCTGGAGCGGCTGGCGCGCGAGGCGGGCCTCGACCTGCCGCTCGTCCAGTCCGTCCTCGGCCGCCTCGAGCTCGCCGGGGTCGCGGTGCGGGACGCCGACGGCTGGCGTTCGGGGGTGGCGGGGTGA
- a CDS encoding YifB family Mg chelatase-like AAA ATPase codes for MALARSLAVGLVGLDGHLVEVEADISTGLPAFVLVGLPDASLHEAKDRVRAAAANSGFPLPQQRITVNLSPATLPKTGSGFDLAVAVATLTAAGVLPPEPSAEVVHLGELGLDGSVRAVDGVLPAVLAAARAGVRRVVVPEATAEEAALVPGISVRGVRWLAELVADYRGDPALELPDAPRAFTPPAPRRPGGVLDLADVVGQPEARFGLEVAAAGAHHLLMNGPPGAGKTMLAARLPGLLPDLDEESALEVTAVHSVAGTLRGRAGTALITRPPYEDPHHTASVASVVGGGSGIPRPGAVSRAHRGVLFLDEAPEFEARVLDALRQPLEQGELVLHRTRGAARYPARFQLVLAANPCPCGRSTGKGLDCTCSSQARRRYAAKLSGPLLDRVDVQLQVQAVTRAEVADGRPGESSAVVAARVAAARAVQAERLRRHDVATNGELRGPLLRGPLRLPPAVTSDLDRALDRGVLTLRGVDRVLRVAWTVADLRGADAPDRDDVGRALALRGTLIVGAGA; via the coding sequence ATGGCCCTCGCGCGCTCCCTCGCCGTGGGCCTGGTCGGCCTCGACGGCCACCTCGTCGAGGTCGAGGCCGACATCTCCACCGGGCTGCCGGCCTTCGTCCTCGTCGGGTTGCCCGACGCCTCGCTGCACGAGGCCAAGGACCGCGTCCGCGCGGCCGCGGCGAACTCCGGGTTCCCGCTGCCCCAGCAACGGATCACCGTCAACCTCTCACCGGCGACGCTGCCCAAGACCGGCAGCGGGTTCGACCTCGCCGTCGCAGTGGCCACGCTCACCGCGGCCGGGGTCCTGCCGCCGGAACCCTCCGCCGAGGTCGTCCACCTCGGGGAACTCGGCCTGGACGGCAGCGTCCGCGCCGTCGACGGCGTGCTGCCCGCGGTGCTCGCCGCCGCCCGCGCCGGGGTCCGGCGCGTCGTCGTCCCCGAGGCCACGGCCGAGGAGGCCGCCCTCGTGCCCGGGATCAGCGTCCGCGGGGTCCGGTGGCTGGCCGAACTCGTCGCCGACTACCGCGGCGACCCGGCCCTGGAACTCCCGGACGCGCCGCGGGCGTTCACGCCTCCCGCACCGCGGCGTCCCGGGGGCGTCCTCGACCTCGCCGACGTCGTCGGCCAGCCCGAGGCGCGGTTCGGGCTGGAGGTCGCCGCGGCCGGCGCCCACCACCTGCTGATGAACGGTCCCCCGGGAGCGGGCAAGACGATGCTCGCGGCCCGTCTGCCGGGGCTGCTGCCCGACCTCGACGAGGAGTCCGCCCTCGAGGTCACCGCCGTGCACTCCGTCGCCGGCACCCTGCGCGGTCGGGCCGGAACGGCGCTCATCACCCGCCCGCCCTACGAGGACCCCCACCACACGGCGTCGGTGGCCTCCGTCGTCGGCGGCGGCAGTGGGATCCCGCGGCCCGGTGCGGTGTCGCGCGCCCACCGCGGGGTCCTCTTCCTCGACGAGGCACCGGAGTTCGAGGCCCGCGTCCTCGACGCCCTGCGCCAACCGCTGGAGCAGGGCGAGCTCGTCCTGCACCGCACCCGCGGTGCCGCCCGCTACCCCGCCCGGTTCCAGCTCGTGCTGGCGGCCAACCCCTGTCCCTGCGGGCGCAGCACCGGCAAGGGCCTGGACTGCACGTGCAGCTCACAGGCCCGCCGCCGCTACGCCGCGAAGCTCTCCGGCCCGCTGCTGGACCGCGTCGACGTGCAGTTGCAGGTGCAGGCGGTCACCCGGGCCGAGGTGGCCGACGGCCGCCCCGGGGAGTCGAGTGCCGTCGTCGCCGCCCGGGTCGCCGCCGCGCGCGCCGTCCAGGCGGAGCGGCTGCGCCGTCACGACGTCGCCACCAACGGCGAACTGCGCGGCCCGTTGCTGCGGGGCCCCCTGCGGCTGCCCCCCGCCGTGACCTCCGACCTCGACCGCGCCCTGGACCGCGGGGTCCTCACCCTGCGCGGGGTCGACCGGGTGCTGCGCGTCGCGTGGACCGTCGCCGACCTGCGCGGGGCCGACGCACCCGACCGCGACGACGTCGGACGCGCTCTCGCCCTGCGCGGGACCCTGATCGTCGGAGCGGGCGCGTGA
- a CDS encoding YraN family protein: protein MRAKDAVGQYGERVAARRLTEAGMTVLESNWRCRLGEIDLVARDGDCLVVCEVKTRRSESAGTALEAVTPDKVARLRGLLGEWLKAHPGVHPGQVRLDVVAVTLPPRGPARVQHVRGVF from the coding sequence GTGCGCGCGAAGGACGCCGTGGGGCAGTACGGGGAACGGGTGGCCGCCCGGCGGTTGACCGAGGCCGGGATGACGGTCCTCGAGAGCAACTGGCGGTGCCGGCTCGGTGAGATCGACCTGGTGGCGCGGGACGGGGACTGCCTCGTCGTGTGCGAGGTCAAGACCCGCCGCAGCGAGAGCGCCGGCACGGCCCTGGAGGCCGTCACCCCCGACAAGGTCGCCCGCCTGCGCGGCCTCCTCGGGGAGTGGCTCAAGGCCCACCCCGGCGTCCACCCGGGGCAGGTGCGCCTCGACGTCGTCGCGGTCACCCTCCCGCCGCGGGGACCGGCCCGGGTCCAGCACGTCCGCGGGGTGTTCTGA